The genomic region CAGTTTAGCAGGCAGGGCGTGCTAGACTCGCGACCGTTTTACCTAACCTTTGCATTATCGACACGGAACACCAATGGCCAAACGCCAGCTTAACCGTCGCCAAAACTGGCGCATCGAAAAGATTCAGGGTGAACGCGCTGCCCGCGCCGCCAAACGTGAATCCTCCGCCGTAGAAGCGCTTGAGGGCGGCGACCTGGGCCCCGAGCAAACGGGCCTGGTGATCGCGCACTTCGGTGTGCAGGTCGAAGTCGAGGCCACAGAAGGCGATCACGCCGGCCAGGTGTTCCGTTGCCACCTGCGCGCCAACCTGCCTGCGCTGGTGACCGGCGACCGAGTGGTATGGCGTGCCGGCAACCAGGGCATCGGCGTCATCGTCGCCCAGTTGCCGCGTACCACCGAACTGCGTCGCCCCGACAGCCGTGGCCAGCTCAAGCCGGTGGCGGCCAACGTCGACATGATCGTCATCGTCTTCGCGCCACTGCCCGAGCCCCATGCCAACCTGATCGACCGCTACCTGGTAGCCGCCGAGCACGCCGGCATTCGCCCGCTGTTGCTGCTGAACAAGTTCGACCTGATCGACGAGCAGAACGCCCCGGCGCTCAACGCGCTGCTGGCGGTGTACCGCACCCTCGGCTACCCGGTGCTGGAAGTCTCGGCGCATCACGGCAATGGCATGGAACAATTGCAGACTGAACTGGATGGACGCATCAGCGTGTTCGTCGGCCAGTCGGGCGTGGGCAAGTCGTCCCTGGTCAACAGCCTGTTGCCGGAAGTCGAAACCCGTGTGGGCCCGTTGTCGGAATTGTCCGGTCAAGGCACGCACACCACCACCACTGCACGGTTGTTCCACTTCCCGGGCGGCGGCGAGCTGATCGACTCCCCGGGCATTCGT from Pseudomonas yamanorum harbors:
- the rsgA gene encoding small ribosomal subunit biogenesis GTPase RsgA — translated: MAKRQLNRRQNWRIEKIQGERAARAAKRESSAVEALEGGDLGPEQTGLVIAHFGVQVEVEATEGDHAGQVFRCHLRANLPALVTGDRVVWRAGNQGIGVIVAQLPRTTELRRPDSRGQLKPVAANVDMIVIVFAPLPEPHANLIDRYLVAAEHAGIRPLLLLNKFDLIDEQNAPALNALLAVYRTLGYPVLEVSAHHGNGMEQLQTELDGRISVFVGQSGVGKSSLVNSLLPEVETRVGPLSELSGQGTHTTTTARLFHFPGGGELIDSPGIREFGLGHVSRADVEAGFIEFNDLIGTCRFRDCKHDREPGCALLKALEDGRVQQQRMNSYRSIIASLPETTY